A single genomic interval of Anaerolineae bacterium harbors:
- a CDS encoding carbonic anhydrase translates to MSDNLLKESVPMRRDFFEKQAALLEALAKEGQSPQALVVGCSDSRVSPEQLLGAQPGDLFMLRNIANIIPPYEHSDMGITAVLEYAVRHLRVPHLAICGHTDCGGIKSLEAELDAEAEPALVNWLEFARPAQQGVPVEGLNAWGRHRAVVEQNVVLQLRHAQTYPFVLAALEANRLELHGWVYYLRRRLMGYYDPARDGFVMG, encoded by the coding sequence ATGTCAGACAACCTATTAAAAGAATCCGTGCCAATGCGGCGTGACTTTTTTGAAAAACAGGCCGCCTTGCTGGAAGCGTTGGCTAAAGAGGGCCAGTCGCCCCAGGCGTTGGTTGTTGGCTGTTCCGATTCCAGGGTGTCGCCGGAACAATTGCTGGGCGCTCAACCCGGCGACTTGTTTATGCTGCGCAACATTGCCAACATCATCCCCCCTTACGAGCATAGCGATATGGGCATCACGGCGGTGTTGGAATATGCGGTGCGTCATTTGCGGGTACCCCACCTGGCTATCTGCGGCCACACCGATTGTGGCGGGATCAAAAGCCTTGAGGCTGAGCTTGACGCCGAGGCCGAACCCGCTTTGGTCAACTGGCTGGAATTTGCCCGCCCGGCGCAGCAGGGGGTTCCGGTTGAAGGCTTGAACGCCTGGGGCCGGCATCGCGCCGTTGTGGAACAAAACGTGGTGCTGCAATTGCGCCACGCGCAAACCTATCCTTTTGTGTTAGCCGCGCTGGAGGCCAACCGGCTGGAACTGCACGGCTGGGTGTATTATTTGCGGCGGCGATTGATGGGCTATTACGATCCGGCCAGGGACGGGTTTGTGATGGGCTAA